One part of the Oncorhynchus clarkii lewisi isolate Uvic-CL-2024 chromosome 7, UVic_Ocla_1.0, whole genome shotgun sequence genome encodes these proteins:
- the LOC139414124 gene encoding complex I assembly factor TIMMDC1, mitochondrial-like, whose product MKVMSARLMSSLVRVPAGALIIAMQGLAGALISTMQGLAGETVRERRRERRKLYELKLAEWSARLQLTDDLIGDLSSSGRIQDVDKDIQKIQELLSLPWNESVAQD is encoded by the exons ATGAAGGTGATGTCAGCTCGGCTCATGTCATCTCTTGTCAGGGTGCCGGCAGGAGCTCTGATCATCGCCATGCAGGGATTGGCTGGAGCTCTGATCAGCACCATGCAGGGATTGGCAGGAGAAACAgtacgggagaggaggagggagcgcAGAAAGCTGTATGAACTAAAACTGGCAGAATG GAGTGCCCGTTTGCAGTTGACGGATGACCTGATTGGTGATTTGAGCAGCAGTGGGCGGATCCAGGATGTAGACAAGGACATACAGAAGATCCAGGAGCTGCTCAGTTTACCATGGAACGAGTCCGTGGCCCAAGACTGA